Genomic DNA from Acidisoma sp. PAMC 29798:
CTCGACCCGGATGGATTGCTCAATCCGGGCAAGGTGGTCTGAGTTAAGGTTCGCGCAGGCTCGCACTGAGCGCATCGGCGGCGCGCCATGCCTCGACGGCACGGATGACGGCCGGGCGTGCGTCGGCGATGACACCGTCCATGCTGACGAAGCCGTGGATCTGGCCTGGATTCTCATCCAAGGTCGTGGGCACGCCTTCTTCGCGCAGGCGGTTCGCATAGTCGCGGCCCTCATCATGCAAGGGATCGAAGCCCGCCGTGAGCACGAAGGCAGGCGCGACATCGGCGAGGCTATGGGCCCGCAGCGGGGACGCCCGCCAGTCATTCGCATGGCCTTCATCGCCCAGGTAATGCTGCCGAAACCAGGCCATGCCCGCCGTCGTCAGCCCGTAACCCTCAGCATAGGTGCGGTAACTCTCCTGCGTCTGGGAAAGGTCCGTCACGGGGTAGAACAGCATCTGGAAGGTGAGGGGCGGCGCATCGCCGTTGCGGGAGGCAATGGCCATCACGGCCGCAATATTGCCGCCGGCACTGTCCCCGCCCACGGCGATGCGGTTTGGGTCGATGCCAAGTTTTGCGGCATCCGCCAGAGTATGGCGCAAGGCCGCTGCCGCATCCTCGATCGCCGCCGGGAAGGGGAATTCCGGTCCCATGCGATAATCGACCGAGACCACGACCGCTTGGGCGAGGTTGGCGATCGTGCGGCAAAGGCCGTCATGGGTGTCGAGGCCGCCGATGACCCAGCCGCCACCGTGGAAATAGACAAGGCAGGCCGCGTTCTCAGCCGGTGCCCCGGCGCTGCGATACAGGCGCAGCGGCACAGGCCCCAGCAGGCCATGGACATGAAAGTCCCTGACCTCCGCCACCTCCTCCTTCGGGCCTTGCGACAAGGGCACGAAGATCTCGAACTGCGCCCGCGCCTCTGCCGGCGTCAGGGTTTCGATCGCGGGCGGGTTCGCCTCGGCCGCGCGTTGCAGAAAACTGCGGGCATCCGGGTCGAGCATAATATTCGCCTCACTATGGGGTTGGTCCAGCCATCCCCTGATACGCTCAACGGTAGGGGGGCAGAATGACCCGCGCCATCACGCAGGCTGCTTTCTTTTGCTATTCTGAAGCATCATCAGCCGGAGATCGCGGTTGATCCGTGTCTGATAGCCAGGACCCTGAGACTCGTAGTAATCGAGCACATCAGCATCAATCCGCAGAGATTTCAGAACCTTAACGGGTTTGTAAAACCGCCCTCGGGTAGCATTCGACCAATCCAGACTCTCAGGAGCATCCGGATCCGATAGATTGATCGATTGATCGGATTGGGTGGCGGCGGCTTTCAGCCGCGCCAGACTGTCGTCATCGATCTTCCGGAGATCTGACGTGGCGGTCGGTTTTGCAAAACTAGAAAGCGCCTTCTTCATAGGCTTTCCTTTCCTGAGGGCTCGCGCGCCTGACACTGATAATCCGTCCGATTCCATCGCGCCTGTCGTCAGGCTCCGTATGAACCACGAACAGCAATAAAACGTCCAAAGCCATCCCAATCGTTTGCCAGCGATCGCCGTCCGGATGCGTGTCTGGCCGACTGAGCTGATGCGGGTCGCCATCCAGAACCGGCATCCCATCTGCGAGAGAAAGCCCGCCATGGTCGCGTCTGTTGGTCTGATCCTTACGCAAATTCCAGGTCCATCGGGAGATCATCCGACACCTTTTGTACTACGAGAATGTAGCTACGTTTCGGCGTGCCATCAAGCCCTCGCAGCGCGACAACCGGCTGACGGGGGGCCTGGGTGACGAGATATCGCTTGCGGCCCGCCCACATTGAACGATTTGATTGACGTATCACTCAAGGAAGACACCTCGTTCATGGACGCACTGCATCCTTCGGCCGACAGCGACACCATGCTGACGCCCTTCCATCTCGCCTTTCCGGTCGATGACATTGCCGCCGCCCGCGTCTTCTACGGCACCGTGCTCGGCTGCGCCGAAGGCCGGAGTTCCGAGACCTGGATCGACTTCGACCTTTTCGGCCACCAGATCGTGGCCCATCACAAGCCGCGCGCCCCGGCCCAGGCAGAGGCGCTGCACCACAACCCGGTCGATGGGCACGACGTGCCTGTACCGCATTTCGGCGTGGTCCTGACCATGCCGAAATGGGAGGCGCTGGCCGCGAGGCTTCGCGCTGCCGGCACCCCCTTCGTCATCGAGCCCTATG
This window encodes:
- a CDS encoding BrnT family toxin — translated: MISRWTWNLRKDQTNRRDHGGLSLADGMPVLDGDPHQLSRPDTHPDGDRWQTIGMALDVLLLFVVHTEPDDRRDGIGRIISVRRASPQERKAYEEGAF
- a CDS encoding BrnA antitoxin family protein produces the protein MKKALSSFAKPTATSDLRKIDDDSLARLKAAATQSDQSINLSDPDAPESLDWSNATRGRFYKPVKVLKSLRIDADVLDYYESQGPGYQTRINRDLRLMMLQNSKRKQPA
- a CDS encoding VOC family protein, which encodes MDALHPSADSDTMLTPFHLAFPVDDIAAARVFYGTVLGCAEGRSSETWIDFDLFGHQIVAHHKPRAPAQAEALHHNPVDGHDVPVPHFGVVLTMPKWEALAARLRAAGTPFVIEPYVRFKGEVGEQATMFFLDPSGNALEFKAFKDLNSLFAK
- a CDS encoding alpha/beta hydrolase; this translates as MLDPDARSFLQRAAEANPPAIETLTPAEARAQFEIFVPLSQGPKEEVAEVRDFHVHGLLGPVPLRLYRSAGAPAENAACLVYFHGGGWVIGGLDTHDGLCRTIANLAQAVVVSVDYRMGPEFPFPAAIEDAAAALRHTLADAAKLGIDPNRIAVGGDSAGGNIAAVMAIASRNGDAPPLTFQMLFYPVTDLSQTQESYRTYAEGYGLTTAGMAWFRQHYLGDEGHANDWRASPLRAHSLADVAPAFVLTAGFDPLHDEGRDYANRLREEGVPTTLDENPGQIHGFVSMDGVIADARPAVIRAVEAWRAADALSASLREP